The region ACTACACCATCTAACTTAAAAGATAtctataattgaaattaaaaaaatatatataacaaaaattaagatttagaatttaaaataaaaataatatttttaacgcATTTTAATTCTTTACAAACTTAACAATTAACATATAAGtttgaattataaataataatatataaataaacacaCCCACGTATAGATAGGTTTGGATTTGCCTTGGAGGTTGGGGGGCAGTGAGCAAAATCCCCACCCCCACACGTACCCTACCCCACCCCACCTTAATAGTAAAAAATCACTTTTAAAGCTCCAGAGGCATAGTTGAGTGACAATTGGGACAGACTAAAAAGCTTGTCAGGAAGCTTTAAGTGTGAGTTTAATTTAAGTGtgaatttaatgtttttttttttaagaaagaatCTTAGGAATGATATTAGTGGTGTTAAGATCTACCATCTTGGTCACTCAGGTATATTTTTCGATTTACCTTCTCAGTATAATTTTAGGGGCGGGGTGGTTGAGGACGTTAGTAATGGAgcgtaataaaaaaaaaaatcacttttaaattaataaataaaaaatccttTCTAATAATAGAAGTGCACTCCAGCGAGAAAAAGAAACCCAGTTTTAAGAATAGAAATTACCatctctaataataataataataataatcggTCTTAAGGTTCTTGGGTTCTAAGCATCAAATTGAGTAATGTTATTCCTCTCAATGTAGATGATATCtttttattagataataaaaaaaatatataataaatactgacacttatatttttttattatctaataaaaaaatatcatcgaAACAGAAGATAGATGAATAAGAACATTCAAATTAGAAGCCCAGCGCCAGCGCCAGCGcctgccgccgccgcctcctGATTTTCATCATGCATGTTTGGCGTTTCTGTACCAAGCCAAAATGCGCGTAAGTGGCCCCTTTTGCTACCCACATTTGCTGTGACAATGTATTATTACTATTTCTTCATTACGGATTCAGCTCCCCTCTCCCCCATTGCTCGATGGGGTCATAGCCACAGTACATCATTCATGTCTTTTTATTTATCACCGACACTTCATGCTTATTCTTTtcttgaataaattttaaatatgtgcATTAACTCATAAGTTACGCACATTTATTTACCAAGTAAGTGAACCTAAAAAAATTGACGAGTTGATTCCCTAttatttaagttaatttgatcCCTAAAAATGctctttttataaataaataaattttaaaaaattgttgtgACAGCGTTAAATCAGCACTAGTTTCACAATTTTTCTTCCtgtctcaattaattaattttctaagcAAGAATACTAAGGAAGGCTTGCTTGCTTATTGAGAGATAATAATCtatcatttgaatttaaacacgTCACAAGGAGTTATGGCgtagtatttaatttaatttaatttggtgaACGgatcattatatttttaaaattttacgtCGTTTGCTGcatagaataatatatatagctCACACAGTAGCAGTGAACTTTGtaatctatatattatattatataggaTCATGCTTGACCACTATTTATTTGACTATTAGCTACCACGTCACTTGTTTATATaagaaatattgatttcataATTGTTCAAAATGATTAAATCTCATCTAATAATAATTCTCATCCCCTATTTTGGTcttctaaactcaaaacatttcAAGATATCACAAGACATATCTTGATCTCATAtcacaattaaattaacattaataaaatataaattggaAGAATTATAAAAGtaagacccccccccccccccaatttgaGCTTATTTTTTAGGTATCTATAAAATATCATAAGATAATAcccaatatttatttttttagttactTATAGTTTGGGTAagtatataagatatatatattttgcgcaTTTGTTAATTCTTTTGAATTGTTACTACAAGAATAAACATCTTCAATCTACGATACTTTGTTATGAAATGAAAGTTAAAAATAGATTACacttatatatcattttttattttcttaaaaatttatttttatattttaaacccaTAACCTAAATCTTACTATTTCACTTTTATCTCTACCAACCATTTCATTCCATCCCTTCCACCAATGTGAAAGTGATAGTACAAATATATCTAACTTTTGCTTCTTATGTTAAATTTTGTGCACACTGGATTATCTATTTCATAAAATACAAGGGGGGTGGCAATGTAATTTTTCAAGATGAGGGGGGTCTTTTGGGGAAGCTAAAACATGAGGGATGGTAATGGAGATAGGCTTTCCATTTTCGGCACTGCTCCTGGGTCCTGGCCCGCACTATGTAAAGTATAAAGCAGGCGTGGAGTCTTGCGTAAATCACTTTTGGCGTGGAGTCTTGCGTAAATCACTTTTTGAAGTTGATTAACACTAAAGAAATTTAATTCCACCCTTATTGATAGCATAGAACTTTCATAAAAAATTGTcatatccaaaaaatttaatttcattcttgTTATTtgacatataatattttttataaaatttaatttcatgatacaaccatttaaaacatattttgacttaatttctatgaaaaattgattctggtaatttttatttttcatgaaaaataaaaaatatttttcttttccaactaaatacaatcaaacacactctagtTTATATCAGCCacgaaaaaataatttaaagaataaaaaaataatatttttaaaaattgaatcccAAATCAAACCAATCATGTAAATTGATTTGATTCTCAAATTTACGCTGAATTTTAGATACCTTAAGTTGAGAGCTTGGCTCACCACACTCCccattatttattgttaataaaataataatttaaaatatctttgTAATATTGTGACTTATATATCTTTTAGAATTTGAGTGtgcatcaaatcaaatcattcaacACCCACCCCTAATTTTCATTTatcaagtctttttttttttctttgccttttaattttcattttttattaattagtaataCTAACTATTGTTTTGAGGTGCAATTAAAGCACCCTATTGTTtttattccttttatttttagttagaaaacaattctaataataaatgttttgtgttttgtaacattttatcaattaataaattattttgcaattaaaaaataaaatataataactatacgttatctaaaatcaaaatacatttattatattttaaccaTTACTCCACCGATAATAGTTAACCAAATctattagttttatttattaaaataaatatattgactttgacattaaataataaaaaatatatattgtggtacatttattatatattattttgttgccagagttaatatatttatcatcaactaattaaatatgaaaaataaaatacaataaatgtatCATATCATATTCTAAagcaaaatacatttattatattttatccaATAATCTTAAGAGGATGGATAATTACcttttatctaataaaaaaaatatttaaacacaGAAACGACGCGGAATCGGATGCGGAGGGGAGAGGTCGGGTCAAGGACGCATGGCATAAGAAAAGGTGACGTCGCTGTAATCCCCAAAGTGACGCACTTGTAAAATCAAAGCTTCCACGTGGCGCACAAAGAAGAGCGAAGAAGCCCCTTCCCCTCAAATCAAAAACCCAATAATTTGAATGACTTTTGGGACTAAAACTAAATCAACTCCCGAAGGCAGCGAAAGTGTAGAGGGGCGGTAGGGCATGCCCCCTTTGACCCACCAATCTATTTCAAATTACCCAATCCTATTTTGACACTTTCGCCGCCAACCCCCCAGAACCATCCACGTGCCCATTCAATTCGCCCTTTCGTAGCCTTAAGACCTAACCTCGTCGTCTGTAATGGCACCTTCTatataaagttcaaatttaaatacattaaataagttttatatttatattctctaaataatattaattttagttaaataatttacAATGGTAATTATAGGGTATTTTATGTATGAAGTTTCTTTGTATGGTATATTTCTTATGTGTACAATAcgtaatttttctcataaatcaCTCTATTTGTAATGTACAGGATAAAGTATTTATAGATGTCATAGAAATTTCtttaattagattatttatattaaatgggTAATCCTAACTGAATGTCacttgtttaaaaataattttattagttaatgaAAGATTGCAAAACACTATACAATATTTATTATCAGTCAATTTATGtgctttttaattaaaaataaaataatatatatatatatatattacatttactGTGCCTCGTTAACCTAAAATGATGAAGGGCTTGTTTGactacaattttatttttagagttttttttatattttaaattttataaacaaaatttttccttttatatacaaaattttaaaaaaatgaaataatgaacCCTaaattaaagatattttttaaaaataatgatatgTATAGATGTTGTTGCTGGAAATACAataagtaaaatttataaaatgaaaaGCTCAAGTTGAGCGGAAGTCGAGTAAGGATCTTGGTTTGCAAGTCGGGAGGCAAGTGGCAAGCTAGTATTTGGGAAAGAGTTTAGCCTGTTGTTTGGGAAGAAATCAATTGTCTTTGAGTCCCTTGAATAAGTAGTTATAGAACTTGAataagtaacaaaaaaaaaattgaagtcagAGATTGATGTAATTGTTAGGGGGAATGCTCTACTATCTCACAAAATGGCTATGCAAGGTAGTGCACGTCAGAAGCCATGCTAGAATTTTTCTCACGTGGGCCCTTAATGCCTACATTAGACATGGTTACCATGGTACTATGCATAAGTAAGTGAATGTTACAAAGAATTAAGTAAATGATATGAACATGCATATTATGTTGTCTAGGAGAAAGTCTCTCCAAATAAATAAGCAGGTGAAGATTTCGAGAAGATCTTTAGAAATGCAAGGTTAGGTATTTATACCCCCTTGTTGTTGATGGGTGGGACATGTGTCATGCACATAGTACAAGGTGTCGTCTTAGGTTAAGCATGAAATGAGTTTAGTAAGACTCCCCTTCCTCGGGATAAGTAGTTTTTTAGGTAAAATAATGCCTTATGAGATAGGTTGTCGTTGCATGGGGCAATGATAGGGTAGTAATTGCTTTGTTATTCCCTTAACACAATGGCTCGATCGAATTTATGTTGTGTAACATTCAATATGTTAAGGAAGGAAAACAACACTCTTTTGGAGAATATTTGACTCGATTTTTTTCTGTGAAAACTTCTTATTTTAAGAGAAGAACGCGTTCTTTAAGAGAACAACACGTCTTGTCTTTTCTATAGAATTGGTTACAATAATAGAAAAGAAGTATTCAGTTAATTAATATCTTTTCCTTATAACTTTTATGGATTCTTAAAGATAAGATTTGCGTTATTTTGCATCAttgaaattcaacaataattatcataataaaGTTgaaataagtaaagagtgaggCTTGCAAATGAGAGAGTATGGCAGTGAGGTGTATTTATCAGGGTAGATTAGTGCACAGCCTCAAGCCTGTCCAAAAAACTTTAGTGAAAGTCAAAATTAGGAAGCGATAATACTAAAATATTGGAATGAATAGTGTTGTGAAATTGAAGTTATAATTTGTAAATAGAATACTGCAAGCtaagtggatatatatatatatatatcccctcCTCCGTACATGCCATGTAGGAGTTTGAGGAGTGAAAGCAAAAGGCgtagaaaaacaagaaaagataacCGGAGGAGGAAAAGAAACGCGTTTAAGTGACAAAAGTGCCCCCAAACGTGGCGCCGCCATTGGAACgcgccccccacccccccatccccagtaaaattaaaaagaaaagaaagaaaagaaaattaaattcccGCCTAACTTTTTCAAGGCCCCCACTCCCCTCCTCGGAACACTCCACGTGTTAGCACGTGTCCTACACTCAATGCCTCCCaacctccttttttttttttttttttttgccgactttgttttgtttcttcccGTTTTAATCCCCACGTGAAAATCACGCTTAAGTAACCAACCGCAAAATAtctgcttcttttttttctttttggttttaaaatgtAAACGGTCAAATGGTATTTAATTGATTggttcttttataaaatttattctttttaggTTCATCCCCCTGACAACTGGCGGAATATCTGAGTTTGGATATTCTCCATTCCACCCaattaacttaattatctcacaaatctctccctctttcatatcaaaatttcaaTCAATAGCTCTAAAAATGCGATCTTGCCTTTGGCGTTTTCCCAATCATCTCTTGTTCTTTGTATTTGAGCCAATCCATGTGGCCTTGTCCTTCCTGTTTCAgaaaacatacatatattttcACTACAATAATGATGCTCTCCCATCTATTCAAATTGTACGTGAAATTTAATTATGCCTAATGTTTGataagtttaaattaaattattatgaatttatatatatattatgcttcatttaatttacaaaatatatttattaaatttatttgtgagaCCTACAAAAATAAAGCCCtcgtattaaatattaattaggtGACGTTAATCATATGATTAAGATGTTATAAaggtaaaatatataattttattggttaataaaatattataaaaatattttgaattaaaaaattcattactcCTTTACCGCCGTAAACCTTAATTGTGTGCACGAGTCAATGATTTTGGGATTAAGTCGGTTTAATTGTGCGCAAGAGTCAATGATTTTGGGATCGAGTTGGTTTGGTCAGGCTTTGGGAAATAAGTAGCTGGAAAACTGACACGCGTCGAGGGGAGATGCTGAGTCACCGGGGGGTTTTCGTGGGGGTTCATGCACCTGGGCTTAGCTCCGCTGGCTTTAACCTTTCGGATAAGGTCGGCCGCTCGATAAAGTCGAACCTCTTTCTACGTGTCGCATTTTTAACGGTGATGAAGCTGCGGGTCCCACCTTGAACTGTGAGAAGGTGACGGTCATGCTTATCTCCACATCACCGCTAATGCCTTATATAAATAAacccctcttctctctctacGGTTCGGacaaataacaaaagaaaagagagaaaataaataatttagacAATTTTCCGTCTCTTTCTTCGCTTTCTGAATCTCACTTTTTCTGCTTAGAAAATCATCCTGGGAAAATGGGATTGCCGGTGTCAGACCCGCTTTCGCAGCTGAGCTTGCCGCCGGGTTTCCGGTTCTACCCGACCGATGAAGAGCTTATGGTTCAGTATCTATGCCGTAAAGTCGCCGGCCACCACTTCTCTCTGCAGATAATCGGAGATATCGATTTGTACAAATTCGACCCGTGGGATTTGCCAAGTAAGATCCGATCCTAAAAGATCATTCATACATAGCTTTCAATTTTCTTCTTGTAATTGTACTGAATATGGGTTTGAATGTGATTGGCTTTCAGGTAAAGCAATATTCGGAGAGAAAGAATGGTACTTTTTCAGCCCAAGAGACCGGAAATACCCGAACGGGTCGCGACCTAACCGGGTTGCCGGTTCAGGGTACTGGAAAGCCACCGGAACAGATAAGGTGATAACTACGCAAGGAAGAAGGGTTGGAATCAAGAAAGCTCTGGTTTTCTATGTGGGTAAAGCTCCGAAAGGAACAAAGACGAATTGGATCATGCATGAATATAGACTCTCCGAGCCGTCGAGAAAAAATGGAAGCACAAAGGTGACAAATcaattcaatttcattactgtgcaatttaatttaattaagtacTGTTTGATCATGTTTTGCTGATGAGAATCGGGTTATTTCGGGTTTGCAGTTGGATGATTGGGTTCTGTGTCGCATCTACAAGAAAAGCTCCGGCGCCCAAAAACCCATTCCCGGCGCTCAGGCCAGAGAGTACAGCCACGGCTcctcgtcgtcgtcgtcgtctcAGTTCGACGACATGCTGGAGTCGTT is a window of Diospyros lotus cultivar Yz01 chromosome 10, ASM1463336v1, whole genome shotgun sequence DNA encoding:
- the LOC127810811 gene encoding NAC domain-containing protein 72-like, with protein sequence MGLPVSDPLSQLSLPPGFRFYPTDEELMVQYLCRKVAGHHFSLQIIGDIDLYKFDPWDLPSKAIFGEKEWYFFSPRDRKYPNGSRPNRVAGSGYWKATGTDKVITTQGRRVGIKKALVFYVGKAPKGTKTNWIMHEYRLSEPSRKNGSTKLDDWVLCRIYKKSSGAQKPIPGAQAREYSHGSSSSSSSQFDDMLESLPDINDRYFALPRMNSLRTTQQEEKLNLQNLSSGNFDWASLAGVGTMPELGPGGGGCQVSAHQTQGHLISNNNTSHDMYVPSIPQACLVELPRQKFGRAVEEEVQSGPGTQRVENSAYNSNAFAQGLFNSHDPFGIEYPAGQFGFRQ